In the Mastomys coucha isolate ucsf_1 unplaced genomic scaffold, UCSF_Mcou_1 pScaffold18, whole genome shotgun sequence genome, one interval contains:
- the Usp1 gene encoding ubiquitin carboxyl-terminal hydrolase 1 isoform X2 — translation MTGDQVVPAAQSSPVSCEKRENLLPFVGLNNLGNTCYLNSILQVLYFCPGFKTGVKHLFNIISRKKEALKDDSNQKDKGSCKEDPLASYELICSLQSLIISVEQLQASFLLNPEKYTDELATQPRRLLNTLRELNPMYEGFLQHDAQEVLQCILGNIQETCQLLKKEEIKNLAELSSKVEEKSLQKEEISGINSTETDNIRNLEDFKEQLPKGSWKRKSDSESGNMKKKVKLSRESQPLEENQRQTRSKRKATGDTLEVAPKVIPKCASDSESAKPSQKKSKVKINWLKPSTKQPSILSKFCSLGKITTNQRSKGQPKENEGDVEEDLEKYGSDNTVNGGPESPGRSGTPVDSSEAQSINKGAEQIGFELVEKLFQGQLVLRTRCLECESLTERREDFQDISVPVQEDELSKVEESSEISPEPKTEMKTLRWAISQFASVERIVGEDKYFCENCHHYTEAERSLLFDKMPEVITIHLKCFAASGLEFDCYGGGLSKINTPLLTPLKLSLEEWSTKPTNDSYGLFAVVMHSGITISSGHYTASVKVTDLNSLELDKGNFVVDQMCEIGKPEPLNEEEARGMAENYDDEVSIRVGGNAQPSKVLNKKNVEGIGLLGGQKSKADYELYNKVSNPDKVAGTPFTDNRNSETNDTNGTHESDRNKESSDQTGINMNGLENKISYVVQSLKEYEGKWLLFDDSEVKVTEEKDFLNSLSPSTSPTSTPYLLFYKKL, via the exons ATGACCGG TGATCAAGTTGTTCCTGCTGCACAGTCCTCACCAGTAAGCtgtgagaagagagaaaacttgTTACCATTTGTGGGACTGAATAACCTTGGCAATACTTGTTATCTGAACAGTATTCTTCAG GTGTTATACTTTTGCCCTGGCTTTAAGACTGGAGTGAAGCacttatttaatattatttcaaggaagaaagaagctctGAAGGATGACTCTAATCAGAAGGATAAG ggAAGCTGCAAAGAAGACCCTTTGGCAAGTTACGAGCTTATATGCAGTTTACAGTCCTTAATAATTTCAGTTGAACAGCTTCAGGCTAGTTTTCTCTTAAATCCAGAGAAATATACAGATGAGCTTGCTACACAGCCAAGACGACTGCTTAACACACTCAG GGAACTCAACCCTATGTATGAAGGATTTCTACAGCATGATGCACAGGAAGTGCTACAGTGTATTCTGGGAAACATTCAAGAAACATGCCAGCtcctaaaaaaagaagaaattaaaaacttggcTGAATTATCCAGCAAGGTTGAAGAAAAATCTCTTCAGAAAGAGGAAATAAGTGGAATTAACAGCACAGAGACTGACAATATAAGGAATTTGGAGGACTTTAAAGAACAACTCCCAAAAGGaagctggaaaagaaaaagtgacaGTGAATCGGGTAACATGAAGAAAAAGGTTAAATTGTCCAGGGAGTCCCAGCCATTGGAAGAAAACCAGAGACAAACCAGATCAAAAAGAAAAGCTACTGGAGACACACTAGAGGTCGCTCCTAAAGTCATCCCCAAGTGTGCTTCTGACAGTGAGAGTGCAAAGCCCTCACAGAAGAAATCAAAAGTTAAAATTAACTGGTTAAAGCCATCCACTAAGCAACCCAGCATTCTTTCCAAGTTTTGTAGTCTTGGGAAAATAACAACCAACCAGCGCTCCAAAGGACAACCTAAAGAAAACGAGGGTGATGTTGAAGAGGACTTGGAGAAGTATGGAAGCGACAACACAGTTAATGGTGGACCTGAATCTCCAGGAAGAAGCGGCACACCTGTGGATAGTAGTGAGGCTCAGTCCATAAACAAGG GTGCCGAGCAGATTGGTTTTGAGCTAGTAGAGAAACTGTTTCAAGGTCAGCTAGTATTGAGGACTCGTTGTTTGGAATGTGAAAGCTtaacagaaagaagggaagattTTCAGGATATTAGTGTTCCAGTGCAAGAAGATGAGCTTTCCAAAGTCGAGGAGAGCTCTGAAA TTTCTCCAGAGccaaaaacagaaatgaagacctTGAGATGGGCAATTTCACAGTTTGCTTCAGTGGAGAGAATTGTAGGAGAGGATAAATATTTCTGTGAGAATTGCCATCATTATACAGAAGCAGAGCGAAGTCTCTTGTTTGATAAAATGCCTGAAGTTATCACTATTCATCTGAAGTGCTTTGCTGCTAGTGGCTTGGA gtTTGATTGTTATGGTGGTGGACTTTCCAAGATCAACACTCCTTTACTGACTCCTCTTAAACTGTCACTAGAAGAATGGAGCACAAAGCCGACTAATGACAGCTATGGATTATTTGCTGTTGTGATGCACAGTGGCATTACTATTAGTAGTGGGCACTATACTGCATCAGTTAAAGTCACTGACCTTAACAGTCTAGAACTCGATAAGGGGAATTTTGTGGTTGACCAGATGTGTGAAATAGGTAAGCCAGAGCCACTGAATGAGGAGGAAGCAAGGGGGATGGCTGAAAATTATGATGATGAAGTATCGATTAGAGTTGGTGGAAATGCCCAGCCAAGTAAAGTtttgaacaaaaaaaatgtagaaggtATTGGACTTCTTGGAGGACAAAAGAGCAAAGCAGATTATGAGCTGTACAACAAAGTGTCTAATCCTGATAAGGTGGCTGGGACACCATTCACTGACAATAGAAATTCTGAAACTAATGATACTAATGGGACCCACGAATCTGACAGGAACAAGGAATCCAGTGACCAAACAGGCATTAACATGAATGGACTTGAGAACAAAATTTCCTATGTAGTGCAAAGTTTAAAGGAGTACGAGGGGAAGTGGTTGCTTTTTGATGATTCTGAAGTAAAAGTTACAGAAGAGAAAGACTTTCTgaattctctttccccttctacATCTCCTACATCTACTCCCTACTTGctattttataagaaattataG
- the Usp1 gene encoding ubiquitin carboxyl-terminal hydrolase 1 isoform X1 — MPGVIPSESNGLSRGSPSKKNRLSLKFFQKKETKRALDFTDSQENEEKTSEYRGGSEIDQVVPAAQSSPVSCEKRENLLPFVGLNNLGNTCYLNSILQVLYFCPGFKTGVKHLFNIISRKKEALKDDSNQKDKGSCKEDPLASYELICSLQSLIISVEQLQASFLLNPEKYTDELATQPRRLLNTLRELNPMYEGFLQHDAQEVLQCILGNIQETCQLLKKEEIKNLAELSSKVEEKSLQKEEISGINSTETDNIRNLEDFKEQLPKGSWKRKSDSESGNMKKKVKLSRESQPLEENQRQTRSKRKATGDTLEVAPKVIPKCASDSESAKPSQKKSKVKINWLKPSTKQPSILSKFCSLGKITTNQRSKGQPKENEGDVEEDLEKYGSDNTVNGGPESPGRSGTPVDSSEAQSINKGAEQIGFELVEKLFQGQLVLRTRCLECESLTERREDFQDISVPVQEDELSKVEESSEISPEPKTEMKTLRWAISQFASVERIVGEDKYFCENCHHYTEAERSLLFDKMPEVITIHLKCFAASGLEFDCYGGGLSKINTPLLTPLKLSLEEWSTKPTNDSYGLFAVVMHSGITISSGHYTASVKVTDLNSLELDKGNFVVDQMCEIGKPEPLNEEEARGMAENYDDEVSIRVGGNAQPSKVLNKKNVEGIGLLGGQKSKADYELYNKVSNPDKVAGTPFTDNRNSETNDTNGTHESDRNKESSDQTGINMNGLENKISYVVQSLKEYEGKWLLFDDSEVKVTEEKDFLNSLSPSTSPTSTPYLLFYKKL; from the exons atgcctGGCGTCATACCTAGTGAAAGTAATGGGCTTTCGAGAGGCAGTCCATCCAAGAAAAACAGACTGTCTTTGAAGTTTTTtcagaaaaaggaaactaaaagagCCTTAGACTTTACTGATTctcaagagaatgaagaaaaaactTCTGAATATAGAGGAGGATCTGAGAT TGATCAAGTTGTTCCTGCTGCACAGTCCTCACCAGTAAGCtgtgagaagagagaaaacttgTTACCATTTGTGGGACTGAATAACCTTGGCAATACTTGTTATCTGAACAGTATTCTTCAG GTGTTATACTTTTGCCCTGGCTTTAAGACTGGAGTGAAGCacttatttaatattatttcaaggaagaaagaagctctGAAGGATGACTCTAATCAGAAGGATAAG ggAAGCTGCAAAGAAGACCCTTTGGCAAGTTACGAGCTTATATGCAGTTTACAGTCCTTAATAATTTCAGTTGAACAGCTTCAGGCTAGTTTTCTCTTAAATCCAGAGAAATATACAGATGAGCTTGCTACACAGCCAAGACGACTGCTTAACACACTCAG GGAACTCAACCCTATGTATGAAGGATTTCTACAGCATGATGCACAGGAAGTGCTACAGTGTATTCTGGGAAACATTCAAGAAACATGCCAGCtcctaaaaaaagaagaaattaaaaacttggcTGAATTATCCAGCAAGGTTGAAGAAAAATCTCTTCAGAAAGAGGAAATAAGTGGAATTAACAGCACAGAGACTGACAATATAAGGAATTTGGAGGACTTTAAAGAACAACTCCCAAAAGGaagctggaaaagaaaaagtgacaGTGAATCGGGTAACATGAAGAAAAAGGTTAAATTGTCCAGGGAGTCCCAGCCATTGGAAGAAAACCAGAGACAAACCAGATCAAAAAGAAAAGCTACTGGAGACACACTAGAGGTCGCTCCTAAAGTCATCCCCAAGTGTGCTTCTGACAGTGAGAGTGCAAAGCCCTCACAGAAGAAATCAAAAGTTAAAATTAACTGGTTAAAGCCATCCACTAAGCAACCCAGCATTCTTTCCAAGTTTTGTAGTCTTGGGAAAATAACAACCAACCAGCGCTCCAAAGGACAACCTAAAGAAAACGAGGGTGATGTTGAAGAGGACTTGGAGAAGTATGGAAGCGACAACACAGTTAATGGTGGACCTGAATCTCCAGGAAGAAGCGGCACACCTGTGGATAGTAGTGAGGCTCAGTCCATAAACAAGG GTGCCGAGCAGATTGGTTTTGAGCTAGTAGAGAAACTGTTTCAAGGTCAGCTAGTATTGAGGACTCGTTGTTTGGAATGTGAAAGCTtaacagaaagaagggaagattTTCAGGATATTAGTGTTCCAGTGCAAGAAGATGAGCTTTCCAAAGTCGAGGAGAGCTCTGAAA TTTCTCCAGAGccaaaaacagaaatgaagacctTGAGATGGGCAATTTCACAGTTTGCTTCAGTGGAGAGAATTGTAGGAGAGGATAAATATTTCTGTGAGAATTGCCATCATTATACAGAAGCAGAGCGAAGTCTCTTGTTTGATAAAATGCCTGAAGTTATCACTATTCATCTGAAGTGCTTTGCTGCTAGTGGCTTGGA gtTTGATTGTTATGGTGGTGGACTTTCCAAGATCAACACTCCTTTACTGACTCCTCTTAAACTGTCACTAGAAGAATGGAGCACAAAGCCGACTAATGACAGCTATGGATTATTTGCTGTTGTGATGCACAGTGGCATTACTATTAGTAGTGGGCACTATACTGCATCAGTTAAAGTCACTGACCTTAACAGTCTAGAACTCGATAAGGGGAATTTTGTGGTTGACCAGATGTGTGAAATAGGTAAGCCAGAGCCACTGAATGAGGAGGAAGCAAGGGGGATGGCTGAAAATTATGATGATGAAGTATCGATTAGAGTTGGTGGAAATGCCCAGCCAAGTAAAGTtttgaacaaaaaaaatgtagaaggtATTGGACTTCTTGGAGGACAAAAGAGCAAAGCAGATTATGAGCTGTACAACAAAGTGTCTAATCCTGATAAGGTGGCTGGGACACCATTCACTGACAATAGAAATTCTGAAACTAATGATACTAATGGGACCCACGAATCTGACAGGAACAAGGAATCCAGTGACCAAACAGGCATTAACATGAATGGACTTGAGAACAAAATTTCCTATGTAGTGCAAAGTTTAAAGGAGTACGAGGGGAAGTGGTTGCTTTTTGATGATTCTGAAGTAAAAGTTACAGAAGAGAAAGACTTTCTgaattctctttccccttctacATCTCCTACATCTACTCCCTACTTGctattttataagaaattataG